TTTGACATTATTTTTAATTACTACGTTGACTTTCTTTTTGATGAAATTACTTCCAGGTTCTCCGCTTAAAAATCAGGAGAAGTTATCACCGGCACAAAAAGAAATCATTCTTGAAAAATATGGTTTAAATGATCCAGTACCAGTTCAATATGCGCGTTACTTAGGTAACTTAGCAAAAGGTGATTTAGGGGTATCATTCCAATATGATAACCGTCCAGTAACAGATATGATTGTGGATCGCATTGGACCATCAGCACAACTTGGTTTACAAGCGATTATATTAGGAACATTTATCGGTTTAATTTTAGGAATCGTTGCGGCACTTCGTAACAATACGTGGGTCGACTATGGAGCGACAATTATCTCCGTACTCGGGATGTCGGTACCATCGTTCGTATTCGCCGCATTACTACAATATTTCGTAGGGGTAAAACTTGGATGGTTCCCAGTAGCATTCTGGAAAGGACCAGAGTTTACAGTAATGCCTACAATCGCTTTATCGATGGCAGTTATCGCAACAATCGCACGTTTCGCTCGTGCAGAGTTAATTGAAGTTATGCAAGCTGACTACATTTTAACAGCGAAAGCGAAAGGAATTAGCCAAGGTGTTATCATTATTAAACACGCACTTCGTAACGCGTTAATTCCAGTTGTAACAATTTTAGGACCAATGGTTGCAGGGTTAATTACAGGTACATTAGTTATTGAGCAAATTTATGCTGTACCAGGACTAGGGGAGCAGTTCGTTAAATCTATTACAGTGAATGACTATACAGTTATTATGGGAACTACAATTTTCTATAGTGCAATCTTCATCTTAGTTATTTTCATTGTCGATATTTTATATGGAATTATTGATCCTCGAATTCGTTTAGCGGGAGGGAAAAAATGATGAAAGATGTACAAAAATTATCTCCAGATTTATTTCAACAAGCCAATCAAAATAATGTGGATAATGAAGTCATTGCCCGTCCAAGCTTAACGTTTTGGCAAGATGTAAGAAGACGTTTGTTCCAACATAAAGGAGCAATGTTCGGTTTAGTTTTATTAACGCTTATTATCTTACTAGCAATTTTAGGACCGATGGTAAGTAAGCACTCGTATAAAGAGCAAGATTTAGGACGTGCGAAATTACCACCGAAAATTCCAGTTATTGAAAATGTTCATTGGTTACCATTTGACGGTACAGATCAATACGGTGTTGACCAATATGAAAAACGTGATATTAAAGAGTATTTCTGGTTTGGTACAGATGATCTTGGCCGCGATTTATGGACAAGAACATGGGAAGGTACGCGCGTATCATTATATATCGCTCTTTTAGCAGCAGCAATTGACTTAGTAATTGGGGTTGCATATGGAGGTATTTCAGCATTCTATGGCGGTAGAGTAGATAACATTATGCAACGTATTATGGAGATTATTAACGGTATTCCATACTTAATCATCGTTATTTTAATGGTAATCATTATGGGATCTGGTATATGGTCAATTACACTCGCAATGGCAATTACAGGTTGGATAGGGATGTCGCGTATCGTTCGTGGACAAATCCTAAAATTAAAAAATCAAGAATACGTATTAGCATCTCGTACATTAGGTGCAACAAATACACAATTAATTGTAAAACACTTAATCCCGAACGTAATGGGACCAATTATCGTAATGACAATGTTTACAATCCCAACAGCGGTGTTTGGTGAGGCGTTCTTAAGCTTCATCGGTTTAGGTATTCAGCCACCATTCGCGTCACTTGGTTCTCTTGTAAATGACGGTTATAAATCAATTCAAACGTATCCGCATATGATGTTCATCCCTGCGGTTGTTATCAGTATATTAATCTTAGCGTTTAACTTAATGGCAGACGGATTACGCGACGCGTTAGATCCAAAAATGCGTAAGTAAAAGAGGGGAGAGGCAAAGATGAAAACATTGTTAGAGGTAAAAGATTTACAAGTCTCCTTTGATACACATGCAGGTGAAGTACAAGCTGTCCGCGGCGTTACTTTTGATTTGAAAAAAGGAGAAACATTAGCGATTGTAGGAGAATCTGGTTCTGGGAAATCAGTTACTTCTAAAGCGTTAATGGGATTAATTCCGAATCCTCCTGGACGCATTAAAAATGGTGAAATCGTATTTGAAGGTCGTGACTTAACGAAATTAACAGAAAAAGAAATGCAGCAAGTACGTGGTAAAGATATCGCGATGATTTTCCAAGATCCAATGACATCATTAAACCCAACGATGACAATTGGAAATCAAATTATGGAAGGTCTGATTAAACACCAAGGGATGAGTAAAGCAGATGCACGTAAAGTTGCTTTAGAATTAATCGATCTTGTAGGTATTCCAAATCCAGAAGCTCGCTTAAAGCAATATCCGCACCAATTCTCTGGTGGTATGAGACAGCGTGTAGTTATTGCGATGGCATTAGCTTGTAACCCGAAATTATTGATTGCCGATGAGCCGACAACCGCGCTAGACGTTACAATTCAGGCGCAAATTTTAGAGCTTATGAAGGACATTCAGCAAAAAACAGAAGCAGCAATCATTTTCATTACGCATGACTTAGGTGTAGTGGCAAACGTTGCGGACCGCGTAGCAGTTATGTACGCTGGTAAAGTTGTTGAAATCGGAACTGTAGATGAAATTTTCTACAAT
This genomic window from Bacillus anthracis str. Vollum contains:
- the opp3b gene encoding oligopeptide ABC transporter permease, which gives rise to MGRYVLKRFVYMALTLFLITTLTFFLMKLLPGSPLKNQEKLSPAQKEIILEKYGLNDPVPVQYARYLGNLAKGDLGVSFQYDNRPVTDMIVDRIGPSAQLGLQAIILGTFIGLILGIVAALRNNTWVDYGATIISVLGMSVPSFVFAALLQYFVGVKLGWFPVAFWKGPEFTVMPTIALSMAVIATIARFARAELIEVMQADYILTAKAKGISQGVIIIKHALRNALIPVVTILGPMVAGLITGTLVIEQIYAVPGLGEQFVKSITVNDYTVIMGTTIFYSAIFILVIFIVDILYGIIDPRIRLAGGKK
- the opp3C gene encoding oligopeptide ABC transporter permease, whose amino-acid sequence is MMKDVQKLSPDLFQQANQNNVDNEVIARPSLTFWQDVRRRLFQHKGAMFGLVLLTLIILLAILGPMVSKHSYKEQDLGRAKLPPKIPVIENVHWLPFDGTDQYGVDQYEKRDIKEYFWFGTDDLGRDLWTRTWEGTRVSLYIALLAAAIDLVIGVAYGGISAFYGGRVDNIMQRIMEIINGIPYLIIVILMVIIMGSGIWSITLAMAITGWIGMSRIVRGQILKLKNQEYVLASRTLGATNTQLIVKHLIPNVMGPIIVMTMFTIPTAVFGEAFLSFIGLGIQPPFASLGSLVNDGYKSIQTYPHMMFIPAVVISILILAFNLMADGLRDALDPKMRK
- a CDS encoding ABC transporter ATP-binding protein, translating into MKTLLEVKDLQVSFDTHAGEVQAVRGVTFDLKKGETLAIVGESGSGKSVTSKALMGLIPNPPGRIKNGEIVFEGRDLTKLTEKEMQQVRGKDIAMIFQDPMTSLNPTMTIGNQIMEGLIKHQGMSKADARKVALELIDLVGIPNPEARLKQYPHQFSGGMRQRVVIAMALACNPKLLIADEPTTALDVTIQAQILELMKDIQQKTEAAIIFITHDLGVVANVADRVAVMYAGKVVEIGTVDEIFYNPKHPYTWGLIASMPSLDGSEEELYAIPGTPPDLLKPPKGDAFAPRNPQALKIDFEMDPPLFKVSDTHYAATWLLHEQAPEVRPPAVVEKRILQMKAGEQHD